A part of Drosophila bipectinata strain 14024-0381.07 chromosome 3L, DbipHiC1v2, whole genome shotgun sequence genomic DNA contains:
- the LOC108131445 gene encoding uncharacterized protein, whose amino-acid sequence MALTLPPEDAHWSLRFEDIGKSYPNQTTANATYKVISFLYPPFAQEALKITHKVSSPELCPSFVGACLAVLFLTSASLVGYMHMKKPKPVVKKPSEALVQLERRMEMKYGSQYKQGIWERQDIPDPILPKKRSVGLLHDSNAQLVQEPLNDFVEAHWMPASVTNLLEDERPRSPSNRAVKSNKGVKKRVFEPKCGMHYGDGYPVNLVKRIQLSDTEDSSDDRQQGRN is encoded by the exons ATGGCGCTTACGCTTCCCCCAGAGGACGCACACTGGTCGCTTCGGTTCGAGGACATTGGGAAGTCCTATCCGAACCAGACGACGGCCAATGCCACCTACAAGGTCATCAGCTTCCTGTACCCTCCATTCGCCCAGGAAGCGCTCAAAATCACCCACAAGGTCAGCAGCCCGGAGCTGTGCCCCTCTTTCGTGGGTGCCTGCCTGGCCGTCCTGTTTCTCACATCTGCGAGCCTTGTTGGGTACATGCATATGAAAAAGCCG AAGCCCGTGGTCAAGAAACCGTCGGAAGCACTCGTGCAGCTGGAGCGTCGGATGGAGATGAAGTACGGCTCCCAGTACAAGCAGGGCATCTGGGAGCGGCAGGACATACCCGATCCCATTCTGCCCAAGAAGCGTTCGGTGGGGCTCCTGCATGACAGCAACGCCCAGCTGGTGCAGGAGCCGCTTAACGACTTTGTGGAGGCGCACTGGATGCCCGCTTCTGTCACCAACCTGCTGGAGGACGAGCGCCCGAGGAGCCCAAGCAATCGGGCTGTGAAGTCCAACAAGGGAGTCAAGAAGCGGGTGTTCGAGCCCAAATGCGGGATGCACTACGGTGATGGATACCCGGTGAATCTGGTCAAGCGGATCCAGCTCAGTGACACAGAAGATTCGTCTGATGATCGTCAACAAGGCAGAAATTAG